From the Osmerus eperlanus chromosome 21, fOsmEpe2.1, whole genome shotgun sequence genome, one window contains:
- the xirp2a gene encoding xin actin-binding repeat-containing protein 2, whose amino-acid sequence MALYQAAVTKREPSSATGVMEEEACSLPGGLASVKKQFETHKVSASSQSAVTHVHYQQRTVQEMSSSSEVVVRTSIREVVPGDQQVTAHHDQQMTHDQRVQHMNVASGYDDHYDETVVRVIGREDLPKVSTQALKQQYEKTIEDAAPSKQIKIDLDFNQFQWAPVTQSSQESSYESLSATRTAAASSSVSASASASAVAYESMEHFPASPPDLEQVPEDILEHSSSLQSHLQASQQKYAMTKEQLNKQKSYKELKRLCKHVHPEVRDNLERDFFSDVTERDISHLDSEEEVSGDFQQACYVFENNGSSPGKCMSPEREYLEWDEILKGEVQSMRWMFENKPLDSIKDDTPDENDTKNIAQHEIIAGKDVRYATWMFETQPMDALGTETPDPTDLTGKQAELARGDVRTATWLFETQPLDSMNKIYQEDEQTMEVVFTKDITGGDVKTARYLFETQHLDSLSQTETIDESRFLNLKSELEEIKGEVKTTTRMFETYPMCVIRGDSGQMLEITTIRREETAKGDVKTSRWLFETQPLDMINKDPAMVKLICGVSMEDHPQGGVNRGRWLFETKTLDSIKDEEWEMSRTRREDVIGADVRKQCLVFETQPMDSLKDDANARPLPSEEIVGGDVRSAKHLFETVPMENLKDLPEVGKLQKTVAAEDERGDVRHQKWVFESQPLENIREERKEITRTVNIEALDKGDVSNYKERFETLDLSKCEGTQRIQVEGVTSGSVKTNKVLFESTPTYAMQDSSGHYHEVKTVRREEIVKGDVRSCRWMFETRPIDEFDESINKFQIIKGISKEEIESGDVKTAKWLFETQSLDAIKSFSHTEGEKHKETKKGVKIEKGDVKTCRWLFETQPMDVLYEKAEVKNESEVQEVQKGDVKTCTWLFETQTLDNIRDHTESESQTMLRTCTVNQEDVHGKDVRLARFLFETENLDNITGEDASSFRRLTKIDIESGDVSRMKYVFENRSSDIMTSTSEETMQKLKTLKADDIQKGNVVNCTWLFENQPIDAIRENPEEGRDTRTVTDVQGGNVDKGRFIFETYSLDQIQKESTETEISNLTSIIRDEIERGDVKNYTMLFETQPLYAICDKEGHYHEVTTVTKEEIMRGDVVGARWLFETKPLDSIRDTEEVYVIKAVTEEGINKGDVSSARWRFETQPLDEISEDMKVQTKTVEDIQGGDVRTNKQRFECDDTSQKYVRTVSVSEIQKGDVRSATWMFETRTIDKIHAGGSEYEEMEKVTKEEVMKGDVKQSVWLFEKEPLDRIKESDGTETVATREEIPAADVKTTTWLFESTPFHEFNDSSVEKTKIMGKSIKSTLEELYCQKMVDSQGILIEADEIGDVRMAKFKLLNQDAPEIQREEIIRGDLNNIMMNLLNRRESTEKGIVVDKEERGNINTTVKQLFTQEKGVSAEKEEIIRGDIQEAINNLLREEGSSKRGILIQEDEKGDVRMTIYSLLNKEDGAGLEREDVVQGNVRGTLHRLLSNPGSEDSKKIKVGDTERGNVSFYSTCIESGALDYLKQLQFEPNETPEKREKEKIIGGDVFETKLTLTRNQQQIGRTVAEDDIVPGDVHSTVKVFMTQSALSLTNLQKEEIVKGDLRGALDSLTQAINQRVEVEKEEVVKGDIPTALRSLEEAQHQAKEMEKPEIVRGDIRGALQSLEKSVTTKTEVTVEDLVPGDIKGTLKSLEEAKQSVKEVEREEVVRGDIHTALQSLQEASTEKKVFQHQVSEQGDVRGTIQLLLEPSTSPRMQRRGSTEGDVKTSIKSLYEGQEQAQAEREQVLKGDVQRTIKCLMQRKQYSNPKRMYPPKKGRATARNPAQPAEHKCSHAAQKTEGEAVNPAPAVKNLSQSTESQSSAHRHVESKSTKSKTVTQDDCSETAVKTVNTTEDSQHMNVKDQQHAKQKIPPPPPKPMIIKKKNMDGKKMSENKSVIEMNVAEGVQSTSKTNVVEKQTQGKKAVRETQAMVIEHKTITQEHKNITQEHKNITQEHKNITQEHKNITQEHKNITQEHKNITQEHKNITQEHKTITQEHKNITQEHKNITQEHKTITQEHKNITQKQSVKNLKTEVKTQKTDYRSLETKGKGFIKKAKPEIHFPPPPTSPPPPSESELSLPPPPSPESGGLLSPTSPPLLARQDSDLPPPPPPPPEECLKSEPEFFPPPPPPPTTLMAGQDFLPPPPSQQELNAMPKTAPPPPPPDKERKATGRPLFKIPEPEPPKQPIQVKPKWQKKQRTATPPPPPPAQPVVTETEYKEVTKTQEAKTEMSQQAEAVDTQVQSETTAVSSAKVPSVTPLAKPTQEDLPRPPKKVFVPHLKIPPSPEPAPAAKPRPYARKFKTPLMLAEERFRQQREELETNKVTTPTSPPTNIQMQASTVTSSGDGVSSAQQAERTEVIVESTQEKQEEVKTTASMSKASHEAQTKRPPSEIPLNKPLISGARKKSTTESTNIASDKKHVAANSSMTFSEKQLASFEASKKSQEVSSAKQEAVSVSPAQPPPESNMKVQSGSNRITTSVVEQQSSMKASSHSVTSTLSTVQENRNLQSQSAPPPKAEETKHANVSLKQEGKKTPSQPTRIPKVTPSFKVKTFKMPAEMKAEKAEGGHKDLHVVKSEIHLQKTDMESKSETRLAQESKATSGGSERTDVKEETNVKHEKTADIETTPAVTETKLEVQMKKAKQISKKEQVTRQPSSIKVAPLTKDKKNACVERPQGQGQTTISHTHQGTHSEHSQVHEETIITEKVVHQSTLKQEAVLIAKQQAKSSHQQRADASRTPQIQERVTGESKAVSVEVNLNQTAAASVELTDAERCQLVQKLLFQLKVIQGAPGKIESQSIKAVLGEVPDWLIGSDDRQKMAQSASEHNKKKLKEIIICVRNLAQTKLMSLERNIAAEKKPQTETTPEKKVLQVAKISKISIGSSKVETQKRAVSERTTTQIKKQELVETVDPRVPSPSIRIRTPSPTFISIESARRTDSPLRVTPSPPLSLKSAATPPPPIRRTDTPTSRFSGASPSPTLGRSAKLAKMKDTTARLSQGMTPPPSMTPPPPVALPPHMTPPPPVALPPHMTPPPPVALPPHMTPPPPVALPPHMTPPPPVAPRPPMPPPEFFSELAAEREELEEREIWTETLEETTMDVTQMVDSMLTVRDKKEFFEEAQKAEVNKMYMRKDPIEIPERLGPDTEESVHGVNEDVLKVELPRVDLSKLVNKFESPQLKVYARKDPIVITERLGSDAEDTEAEPKTPKTEEMPAFNIKAIKDVFETGDHTSQAARELRSRQERRESECSEQTGYSEAKSATGQFYGVARGGARSEEGEHGENATARLSPPSYADVVRGNASDLPAPPEDSTEDMLKTFHQSWAESQSMFQNLGFSTSEQRSSQVVTRQQEMVVTENTSSRVRTVHSVQEEGVSHGVTDRRQTKLP is encoded by the exons gacatctcTCACCTGGACAGCGAGGAGGAAGTGAGCGGGGACTTTCAGCAGGCCTGCTACGTGTTCGAGAACAACGGGAGCAGCCCCGGTAAATGCATGAGCCCCGAGCGAGAGTACCTGGAGTGGGACGAGATCCTGAAAGGCGAGGTGCAGTCCATGCGCTGGATGTTCGAGAACAAGCCGCTGGACTCCATCAAGGACGACACCCCGGATGAAAATGACACGAAGAACATCGCCCAGCATGAGATCATTGCCGGGAAGGACGTCAGGTACGCCACGTGGATGTTCGAGACCCAGCCCATGGATGCCCTGGGAACAGAGACCCCTGATCCCACGGACCTGACTGGGAAGCAGGCAGAGCTGGCCAGGGGAGACGTCCGGACCGCCACCTGGCTGTTCGAGACCCAGCCGCTGGACAGCATGAACAAGATCTACCAGGAGGACGAACAGACCATGGAGGTCGTGTTCACCAAGGACATCACGGGAGGGGACGTGAAAACCGCCAGGTACCTGTTTGAAACGCAGCACCTGGACTCACTGAGCCAGACCGAGACCATCGACGAGAGCCGCTTCCTAAACCTGAAGTCGGAACTGGAGGAGATCAAAGGAGAGGTGAAGACGACCACGAGGATGTTTGAAACGTACCCGATGTGTGTCATCCGGGGAGACTCCGGCCAGATGTTGGAGATCACCACCATCCGGAGGGAGGAGACGGCGAAGGGGGACGTGAAGACCTCCCGCTGGCTGTTTGAGACCCAGCCTCTGGACATGATCAACAAGGACCCTGCCATGGTCAAGCTCATCTGCGGCGTCTCTATGGAGGACCACCCTCAGGGGGGAGTGAACAGGGGCAGGTGGCTGTTCGAGACCAAGACCCTGGACTCCATTAAAGACGAGGAGTGGGAGATGTCCAGGACACGGCGGGAGGACGTCATCGGGGCGGACGTGAGGAAGCAGTGTCTGGTGTTTGAGACGCAGCCGATGGACTCTCTGAAGGACGATGCCAACGCCAGGCCTTTGCCCTCTGAGGAGATTGTGGGAGGGGATGTGCGCTCAGCAAAACATCTGTTTGAGACAGTGCCGATGGAGAACCTGAAGGATCTGCCTGAAGTGGGCAAACtccaaaagactgtggcagcGGAGGACGAGAGAGGTGACGTCAGACACCAGAAGTGGGTTTTCGAAAGCCAGCCCCTGGAGAAcataagggaggagaggaaagagatcaCAAGGACTGTGAACATCGAAGCTCTTGACAAAGGGGACGTTTCGAATTACAAGGAAAGGTTCGAGACTCTGGATTTGAGCAAATGTGAGGGGACTCAGAGAATACAAGTTGAAGGTGTTACAAGTGGGTCTGTGAAAACCAACAAGGTTCTGTTTGAATCCACTCCCACGTACGCAATGCAAGATAGCTCGGGTCACTACCACGAAGTTAAAACCGTGCGACGTGAAGAAATCGTGAAAGGAGACGTCAGAAGCTGCAGGTGGATGTTTGAAACTCGTCCCATCGATGAATTTGACGAGAGCATCAACAAATTCCAGATCATAAAAGGTATATCGAAAGAGGAAATCGAATCCGGTGACGTCAAAACAGCTAAGTGGTTGTTTGAAACGCAATCTCTTGACGCCATCAAATCTTTCAGTCACACTGAAGGGGAAAAACACAAGGAGACTAAGAAGGGTGTGAAAATCGAGAAAGGCGACGTGAAGACCTGCCGGTGGCTGTTTGAGACTCAGCCCATGGATGTCCTGTACGAAAAGGCGGAAGTGAAGAACGAAAGCGAGGTTCAGGAGGTCCAGAAAGGAGACGTCAAAACGTGCACGTGGCTCTTCGAGACCCAGACGCTCGACAACATCCGTGACCACACAGAGTCGGAGTCCCAGACGATGCTGAGAACGTGCACGGTGAACCAGGAGGACGTCCACGGGAAGGACGTCCGGCTCGCTCGCTTCCTGTTCGAGACGGAGAACCTGGACAACATCACAGGCGAGGAcgccagctccttcaggagattgACCAAGATCGACATCGAGTCCGGGGACGTCTCCAGGATGAAGTACGTCTTCGAAAACCGTTCGTCAGACATCATGACCTCCACCTCGGAGGAGACCATGCAGAAGCTGAAGACTCTTAAGGCTGACGACATCCAGAAAGGAAATGTGGTGAACTGCACGTGGCTGTTCGAGAACCAACCGATTGACGCCATCAGGGAGAAcccagaggagggcagggacacCCGCACGGTCACCGACGTCCAGGGGGGGAATGTCGACAAAGGCCGCTTCATTTTCGAGACGTACTCCCTGGATCAAATTCAGAAGGAATCCACTGAGACGGAGATTTCCAACCTCACCAGCATCATCAGAGATGAGATTGAGCGAGGGGATGTGAAAAACTACACCATGCTGTTTGAAACCCAGCCACTTTATGCCATTTGTGACAAGGAAGGACACTATCACGAGGTGACCACTGTCACCAAAGAAGAAATCATGAGGGGAGATGTTGTGGGGGCTCGCTGGCTGTTTGAGACCAAACCTCTGGACTCAATACGGGACACAGAAGAGGTCTACGTGATCAAAGCTGTGACGGAGGAGGGCATCAACAAGGGTGACGTCAGCTCCGCGCGTTGGAGGTTTGAAACGCAACCTCTGGATGAAATATCCGAGGACATGAAAGTGCAGACTAAGACCGTCGAGGACATTCAGGGAGGCGATGTCAGAACGAACAAACAACGCTTTGAATGTGACGATACGTCCCAGAAGTACGTGAGGACCGTCAGCGTGAGCGAGATCCAGAAAGGCGATGTCAGGAGCGCCACGTGGATGTTCGAAACGCGCACGATCGACAAGATCCACGCAGGGGGATCCGAGTATGAAGAAATGGAGAAGGTGACGAAGGAGGAAGTGATGAAAGGAGACGTGAAGCAGTCCGTGTGGCTGTTCGAAAAGGAGCCCCTCGACAGAATCAAAGAGTCAGACGGGACAGAGACGGTTGCCACGCGTGAGGAGATCCCAGCGGCTGACGTTAAAACCACAACGTGGCTTTTTGAAAGCACTCCGTTCCACGAGTTCAACGACAGCAGCGTGGAGAAGACTAAAATAATGGGGAAGAGCATCAAAAGCACTCTGGAGGAGCTGTACTGTCAGAAAATGGTGGATTCCCAGGGGATCCTCATCGAGGCTGACGAGATAGGGGACGTGAGGATGGCGAAGTTTAAGCTCCTGAATCAAGACGCCCCAGAGATCCAAAGAGAGGAGATCATCAGGGGGGATCTGAACAACATCATGATGAATCTCCTGAACCGACGGGAGAGCACTGAGAAGGGCATCGTCGTCGAcaaggaggaaagaggaaacaTCAACACCACAGTGAAGCAGCTGTTCACCCAGGAGAAGGGAGTCTCTGCGGAGAAGGAGGAAATCATACGAGGGGATATTCAAGAGGCCATAAACAACCTGCTCCGTGAAGAGGGCTCGTCCAAACGAGGGATTCTCATTCAGGAAGATGAAAAGGGGGATGTGAGGATGACCATCTACTCCCTGCTCAATAAAGAAGACGGGGCAGGCCTTGAAAGGGAGGATGTTGTTCAGGGAAACGTAAGAGGGACTCTTCACAGGCTCCTGTCCAACCCGGGGTCAGAGGACTCCAAAAAGATCAAAgtaggagacacagagaggggtaACGTCAGCTTTTATTCCACCTGTATTGAGTCAGGGGCTTTAGATTACCTCAAACAGCTTCAGTTCGAACCCAACGAGACCccggaaaagagagagaaggaaaagatcATTGGAGGGGACGTTTTTGAAACCAAACTCACACTGACAAGAAACCAACAGCAGATTGGACGCACCGTGGCAGAGGACGACATTGTCCCCGGGGACGTCCACAGCACCGTGAAGGTGTTCATGACCCAATCAGCTCTTTCTCTGACCAACCTGCAGAAAGAGGAGATTGTGAAGGGGGATCTGAGAGGAGCCCTGGACTCGCTCACTCAAGCTATCAACCagagagtggaggtggagaaggaggaggtggtgaaggGAGATATCCCAACTGCTCTGCGGTCTCTGGAGGAGGCCCAACACCAGGCCAAGGAGATGGAGAAGCCAGAGATCGTCCGTGGTGACATCAGAGGGGCACTTCAGTCGCTGGAGAAGTCTGTCACGACCAAAACAGAAGTCACAGTGGAAGATTTAGTGCCGGGTGACATCAAGGGCACCCTTAAGTCCCTGGAGGAGGCCAAACAATCTGtgaaagaggtggagagggaggaggtagtcAGAGGGGACATTCACACCGCGCTGCAGAGTCTGCAAGAGGCCTCGACGGAGAAAAAGGTTTTCCAACACCAAGTGAGTGAACAGGGGGATGTGAGAGGGACAATTCAGCTGTTGCTCGAACCCTCAACCTCCCCGCGCATGCAGCGCAGGGGCAGCACCGAGGGAGACGTGAAGACCTCCATAAAATCCTTGTACGAAGGGCAGGAACAAGCGcaggcggagagagagcaggtgttgAAAGGAGACGTCCAGAGGACCATAAAGTGTCTGATGCAAAGAAAGCAGTATTCTAACCCTAAACGCATGTATCCTCCCAAGAAGGGCAGAGCGACGGCAAGAAATCCAGCACAGCCAGCAGAGCATAAATGCTCGCATGCGGCTCAGAAGACTGAGGGGGAAGCAGTCAATCCAGCACCTGCTGTGAAGAACCTGTCTCAGAGCACTGAATCTCAGAGCTCCGCACACAGGCATGTGGAGAGCAAATCAACGAAAAGCAAGACCGTAACCCAGGATGATTGTTCTGAGACTGCAGTCAAAACAGTCAACACAACTGAGGATTCACAACATATGAATGTTAAAGACCAACAGCATGCGAAACAGAaaatacctcctcctcctcctaagcCTATGATCATAAAGAAGAAAAACATGGATGGAAAAAAGATGTCTGAAAACAAGTCTGTTATAGAAATGAATGTAGCAGAGGGGGTGCAAAGCACATCAAAGACAAATGTGGTTGAGAAACAGACACAGGGAAAAAAGGCTGTCAGGGAGACCCAGGCCATGGTGATAGAGCACAAGACCATCACACAGGAGCACAAGAATATCACACAAGAGCACAAGAATATCACACAAGAGCACAAGAATATCACACAGGAGCACAAGAATATCACACAGGAGCACAAGAATATCACACAGGAGCACAAGAATATCACACAAGAGCACAAGAATATCACACAAGAGCACAAGACCATCACACAAGAGCACAAGAATATCACACAAGAGCACAAGAATATCACACAAGAGCACAAGACCATCACACAAGAGCACAAGAACATCACACAAAAGCAAAGTGTCAAAAACCTAAAAACAGAAGTAAAAACGCAAAAGACGGATTATCGCAGTCTTGAAACTAAGGGAAAAGGTTTTATTAAAAAAGCGAAGCCAGAGATccacttcccccctcctccgacGTCTCCCCCGCCACCCTCCGAAtcagagctctctctccctccacctccatccccagaATCCGGAGGCCTGCTTTCTCCCACATCTCCCCCCCTGCTCGCGAGACAGGACAGcgacctccctcccccgccccctccacccccagaggAATGCCTCAAGTCGGAGCCTGaattcttccctcctcccccacctccgccCACCACCCTGATGGCAGGCCAAgacttcctccctccaccaccctcacaGCAGGAGCTTAACGCCATGCCCAAGAccgctccaccccctccaccccctgacAAGGAGAGGAAAGCCACAGGCAGGCCTTTATTCAAAATCCCCGAGCCTGAGCCTCCCAAACAGCCTATACAGGTCAAACCTAAATGGCAGAAAAAGCAACGTACAgcaacaccccctcctcctccacctgcacaGCCAGTAGTAACTGAGACTGAGTACAAGGAGGTAACTAAAACCCAGGAGGCCAAGACGGAAATGTCACAGCAGGCAGAAGCCGTAGACACGCAGGTTCAGTCTGAAACCACAGCTGTGTCCTCGGCTAAGGTGCCCTCGGTGACCCCTTTGGCAAAACCGACACAAGAGGATTTGCCGCGGCCTCCGAAAAAAGTTTTCGTCCCCCATCTCAaaatccctccctcacctgagcccGCCCCTGCGGCTAAACCTCGGCCGTACGCCCGCAAGTTCAAAACCCCCCTCATGCTTGCGGAGGAGCGATTCCGCCAGCAAAGAGAGGAGTTAGAGACTAACAAAGTAACAACTCCAACTTCCCCACCGACTAATATCCAGATGCAGGCATCGACGGTGACCTCCAGTGGAGATGGAGTCTCCTCAGCGCAGCAAGCGGAGAGGACGGAGGTGATCGTGGAATCAACACAAGAGAAGCAAGAGGAAGTTAAAACGACGGCAAGCATGAGCAAAGCTTCACATGAGGCCCAGACTAAGAGACCCCCCTCCGAAATCCCCTTGAACAAGCCCTTGATTTCTGGGGCGAGAAAGAAATCAACAACCGAATCTACAAATATTGCCTCTGATAAAAAGCACGTTGCCGCTAACTCTTCTATGACCTTTTCAGAAAAACAACTTGCCTCGTTTGAAGCCTCTAAAAAGAGTCAGGAGGTCTCTTCTGCCAAGCAGGAAGCTGTGTCAGTATCACCAGCCCAgcctcctcctgaatccaacaTGAAAGTCCAGTCTGGCTCGAATCGGATTACGACGTCTGTAGTTGAACAGCAGAGTTCGATGAAAGCCAGTTCACACTCTGTTACCTCCACACTGAGCACTGTCCAGGAAAATAGAAATCTTCAAAGCCAATCTGCTCCTCCACCAAAAGCCGAGGAGACAAAGCATGCTAATGTCTCCCTCAAgcaggaggggaaaaaaacacccTCACAGCCCACTAGAATACCTAAAGTTACACCTAGTTTCAAGgtgaaaacatttaaaatgcCCGCAGAGATGAAAGCAGAGAAAGCTGAAGGTGGGCACAAAGATCTCCATGTAGTCAAGAGTGAAATACACTTGCAGAAAACAGATATGGAGAGTAAGAGCGAGACCAGGCTGGCTCAGGAAAGCAAAGCAACAAGCGGTGGTTCAGAGAGAACTGATGTGAAGGAAGAGACGAATGTAAAACATGAAAAAACTGCAGATATCGAAACAACTCCGGCAGTAACGGAAACTAAACTGGAGGTTCAAATGAAAAAAGCCAAACAGATTTCAAAGAAAGAGCAAGTCACAAGGCAGCCATCATCAATTAAAGTTGCCCCTTTGactaaagacaaaaaaaatgcttgtgTGGAACGACCCCAAGGACAGGGACAAACGACTATCTCCCACACTCACCAGGGGACACATTCAGAACACAGCCAAGTGCACGAGGAGACAATAATCACTGAAAAAGTGGTTCATCAGAGCACATTGAAACAAGAGGCAGTCCTCATAGCCAAGCAGCAGGCCAAATCTTCTCATCAGCAAAGAGCAGACGCGAGCAGAACCCCGCAGATTCAAGAGAGGGTTACGGGAGAGTCAAAGGCTGTCTCGGTCGAAGTAAATCTGAATCAGACAGCTGCAGCTTCTGTGGAACTCACAGATGCAGAGAGATGTCAATTAGTGCAGAAGCTGTTATTTCAATTAAAGGTGATTCAAGGAGCGCCTGGCAAAATCGAGTCGCAATCCATCAAGGCAGTCCTAGGAGAAGTCCCAGACTGGCTGATAGGATCTGACGACAGACAGAAAATGGCCCAGTCTGCTAGCGAGCACAACAAGAAAAAGCTTAAAGAGATCATTATCTGTGTGAGAAACCTCGCCCAAACAAAGCTCATGTCTCTGGAAAGAAACATAGCAGCTGAGAAAAAGCCCCAAACTGAGACCACGCCCGAGAAGAAAGTTCTCCAGGTCGCCAAGATTTCTAAGATAAGCATCGGCTCGTCTAAAGTGGAAACCCAGAAGAGAGCAGTCAGCGAGAGGACGACAACTCAGATCAAAAAGCAAGAGCTGGTGGAGACCGTCGACCCCAgagtcccctccccctccatccggATCCGAACTCCGTCACCCACCTTCATCAGCATCGAATCAGCCAGGCGCACTGACTCCCCCCTCAGGGTGACACCGTCACCTCCGCTGTCGTTGAAGTCGGCCGCGACCCCGCCTCCCCCCATTCGCAGGACGgacacccccacctcccgctTCAGCggggcctccccctcccccaccctcggACGCTCCGCCAAGCTGGCCAAGATGAAGGACACCACCGCCAGGCTTTCCCAGGGCATGACCCCTCCTCCGTCCatgaccccgccccctcccgtggccctgcctcctcacatgaccccgccccctcccgtggccctgcctcctcacatgaccccgccccctcccgtggccctgcctcctcacatgaccccgccccctcccgtGGCCTTGCCTCCTCACatgaccccgccccctcccgtGGCCCCGCGCCCTCCCATGCCCCCTCCAGAGTTCTTCTCTGAGCTGGCAGCCGAgcgagaggagctggaggagagagagatctggaCGGAGACACTGGAGGAGACAACCATGGACGTGACCCAGATGGTGGACTCCATGCTCACCGTGCGGGACAAGAAGGAGTTCTTCGAGGAGGCGCAGAAGGCGGAGGTAAACAAGATGTACATGCGGAAGGACCCCATCGAAATCCCTGAGCGCCTGGGTCCAGACACGGAAGAGTCTGTCCACGGGGTGAACGAGGACGTGCTGAAGGTGGAGCTCCCAAGGGTCGATCTGTCAAAGCTGGTCAATAAATTTGAATCCCCGCAACTGAAAGTCTACGCGAGGAAAGATCCCATCGTGATCACGGAGAGACTGGGGAGCGACGCGGAGGACACGGAGGCCGAACCCAAAACACCCAAAACGGAGGAAATGCCCGCGTTCAACATCAAGGCGATCAAGGACGTCTTCGAGACGGGCGACCACACTTCCCAGGCCGCCAGGGAGCTGCgcagcagacaggagaggagggagtccgAGTGCTCAGAGCAGACCGGCTACTCCGAGGCAAAGTCTGCGACCGGGCAGTTCTACGGCGTGGCGCGTGGCGGGGCGCGGAGCGAGGAGGGGGAGCACGGCGAGAACGCTACGGCTCGCCTCAGCCCCCCGTCGTACGCAGACGTGGTCAGGGGGAACGCTTCTGATCTGCCCGCTCCGCCCGAAGACTCCACCGAAGACATGCTGAAGACCTTCCATCAGTCTTGGGCCGAGAGCCAGAGCATGTTCCAGAACTTGGGCTTCAGCACCTCCGAGCAGAGGTCGTCGCAGGTGGTCACAAGGCAGCAAGAGATGGTGGTCACgg AAAACACGAGTTCCAGAGTCCGAACTGTGCACAGCGTGCAGGAAGAGGGTGTATCCCATGGAGTCACTGATCGCAGACAAACAAAACTTCCATAA